GGGGGGTGTCCGGTGCACCCGCGGGTCTCCGGAGGGGCACATGCAGCCCAACACCCTGCTGGATTCGCTGATCGACGAGGCGGGCATGTCCCACGCCGGGTTCGCCGCCCGGGTCAACCGGGCCGGACAGACGCGCGGGCTCGGCCTCCGGTACGAACACACGTCTGTACTGCGGTGGTTGAGGGGCCAGCGGCCACGTGGCCAGGTGCCCGAGCTGATCTGCCAGGTGCTGGGCGAGCGCCTGGGACGCACCCTCACGCTGGACGACATCGGCCTGGGCGTGAGTCCGGGGACGCCGGGCCGCGACGCCACCCTCCCGGTCTTCGTGGAGCGGGCCACCGCGCTGTGGCGCTCCGACCAGCAGCGGCGGGGCCATGTGGTGGGCGCGCCCGCCGTCACCGGTACGCATGCCGTGATGCCCGTCTGGGAGTGGGAGAACCCTCCGGCGGACGCGGACGTCTCGCGCGGCGGCCCGAGCCGTGTCGGGCCGGCCGACATCGAACTGCTGCGGACGGCCAGGGCGCACTACGAGCTGATGTACCGCAGGGCCGGCGGTCTCGCCACCCACGCGCGGATCGTCGGCTTCCTCAACGCCGAGACGGCGCCCCTGCTGCGCGGCGGCTACAGCGACGCGACGGGCCGCCAACTGCACCGCGCCACGGGCGGGTTGGTGGCGGTGGCCGGTATCTGCGCGTACGACTCCGACGCACAGGGGCTCGCCCAGCGCTACTTCCACCAGGCGCTGCGGCTGGCGAAAGCCAGCGGGGACACGGGACTTGGCGCGTACGCCGTCGCGCTGCTCGTCAACCAGTCGCTGTTCATGGGGGAGTACCGGCAGGCGGTGGCCTTCGCCGAGGCGGCGCTGCGTACGGCGGGCCGGGCGATCACACCGGCGCTGGCCGCCGATCTGTACGCCATGCAGGCCAAGTCGTACGCCCTGCTGGGCGACGGGAGCGGGGCGCGGGCGTGCATCAGCCGGGCGGAGGCCGAGGCGGGGCGGATCAGA
The nucleotide sequence above comes from Streptomyces sp. NBC_01716. Encoded proteins:
- a CDS encoding transcriptional regulator, with protein sequence MQPNTLLDSLIDEAGMSHAGFAARVNRAGQTRGLGLRYEHTSVLRWLRGQRPRGQVPELICQVLGERLGRTLTLDDIGLGVSPGTPGRDATLPVFVERATALWRSDQQRRGHVVGAPAVTGTHAVMPVWEWENPPADADVSRGGPSRVGPADIELLRTARAHYELMYRRAGGLATHARIVGFLNAETAPLLRGGYSDATGRQLHRATGGLVAVAGICAYDSDAQGLAQRYFHQALRLAKASGDTGLGAYAVALLVNQSLFMGEYRQAVAFAEAALRTAGRAITPALAADLYAMQAKSYALLGDGSGARACISRAEAEAGRIRPGQEPDETGYVEPGLVNVQVAEALLSLGELDAARTHAAEAVGTPAHDRGRVHRLAMLSQIELRQGEPDRAARTAREMTERARGMESLRLRDRMGVVRLGLVESGSAEATEAAGFIARALRVPL